In one Desulfobaculum bizertense DSM 18034 genomic region, the following are encoded:
- a CDS encoding MotA/TolQ/ExbB proton channel family protein: MPQAGIFAILGHATFTVKCVLALLVCMSLMSWSVILFKIVVLNQARIRARKDYAKFVMAQTLSEAMTALGRDYSSPLYGAGTMAMDELKRLEKVKLLDAAHSPIVIENLGRALRQGVSAQLGKFSRSLPFLATCGNSAPFIGLFGTVWGIMHAFHSIGQMKTAALAAVAPGISEALIATAVGLAVAIPASIAYNVFLGMLQTVERELVNFTGAFLNTVQRELSGEEAPKAENPMLKGMDNGL, encoded by the coding sequence ATGCCCCAAGCTGGTATTTTTGCGATTCTCGGGCACGCGACGTTTACCGTAAAGTGCGTCCTGGCTTTGCTGGTGTGCATGTCTCTTATGAGCTGGAGCGTGATTCTTTTCAAGATTGTGGTCCTGAATCAGGCCCGCATTCGTGCCAGAAAAGACTATGCAAAATTTGTTATGGCGCAGACACTTTCCGAAGCCATGACCGCCCTTGGTCGCGATTACTCTTCGCCGCTGTATGGCGCGGGCACAATGGCAATGGACGAGCTGAAGCGTCTGGAGAAGGTCAAGCTTCTTGATGCAGCTCATAGTCCCATTGTCATTGAGAACCTTGGGCGTGCATTGCGGCAGGGCGTAAGCGCTCAGCTTGGCAAGTTCTCCCGTTCTTTGCCGTTTCTCGCGACCTGCGGTAACTCGGCTCCTTTTATTGGTCTGTTTGGTACGGTTTGGGGCATTATGCATGCGTTCCATTCCATCGGGCAGATGAAGACGGCGGCGCTTGCTGCTGTTGCACCGGGTATTTCTGAGGCTCTGATTGCAACTGCGGTCGGTCTTGCTGTCGCTATTCCCGCGTCCATTGCCTACAACGTGTTTTTGGGGATGCTCCAGACCGTGGAACGCGAGCTGGTGAATTTTACCGGAGCATTTCTGAACACCGTGCAGCGTGAGCTGTCTGGTGAAGAAGCTCCTAAAGCAGAAAACCCCATGCTCAAGGGGATGGACAATGGGCTTTAA
- the tolR gene encoding protein TolR: MGFNSGGQNSFIAEINVTPFVDVMLVLLIIFMVTAPMMTQGLEVDLPQTQTVQTLPQGKDHMVLTISKDGELYLDEYKVPREQLAGHLERLVKKPNKFLYLRADRAVPYGVVVEVMGQVKSVGIDRLGVVAEPDTDPSRKKS; encoded by the coding sequence ATGGGCTTTAATTCTGGCGGACAGAACAGCTTTATTGCCGAAATCAACGTGACGCCCTTTGTTGATGTCATGTTGGTTTTGCTGATTATTTTTATGGTCACTGCGCCAATGATGACGCAGGGGCTTGAGGTTGACCTGCCCCAGACCCAGACCGTCCAGACCCTGCCACAGGGCAAAGATCACATGGTTTTGACCATTTCCAAGGATGGAGAGCTGTATCTCGATGAGTACAAGGTGCCACGTGAACAGCTTGCCGGACACCTTGAACGTCTGGTAAAAAAGCCAAATAAATTCCTGTACCTGAGAGCAGACAGAGCCGTACCTTACGGAGTTGTTGTCGAAGTCATGGGACAGGTCAAGTCTGTGGGCATTGATCGGCTCGGTGTTGTGGCAGAGCCGGACACTGACCCGTCCAGAAAGAAGTCTTAG
- a CDS encoding TonB family protein gives MIRFFSWIFSFLIHATVVCAALFVASPEPAKMNLDIPVYHVDLVKLVPKKGTPAPRRAAPKPAARPKAAPVAAPAPAPKEVHPSAQQIASREEKPKPKPKKIVKKEAPKKPVKKKAPPKKLETKKPAKKVTKAKPKKKAAPKKKVAPKKSRQQLLNEALQQAKKDAKWKEHLEKKNRKSTMENELAALRSLVAKEDAKKGPVGAGGDSDDGVEVGLEQIYAAQVKEIIQENWRFPSIPVESQLSATVVLKVNAAGAIVDSRLISTSGRPDFDSSVTKAIKETRQLPPPPGKVSQIQINFNLQDML, from the coding sequence GTGATACGTTTTTTTAGCTGGATTTTTTCTTTTCTCATCCACGCAACAGTCGTTTGCGCGGCTCTTTTTGTTGCGTCTCCAGAACCAGCAAAGATGAATCTCGACATCCCTGTCTATCATGTGGATCTCGTGAAGCTGGTGCCCAAGAAAGGAACTCCGGCTCCGCGGCGTGCTGCTCCCAAGCCTGCGGCTCGTCCTAAGGCGGCACCTGTTGCGGCTCCCGCACCAGCTCCAAAAGAGGTTCATCCCTCTGCGCAGCAGATCGCCTCGCGGGAGGAAAAGCCTAAGCCAAAGCCGAAAAAGATCGTCAAGAAAGAGGCGCCCAAGAAGCCTGTCAAAAAGAAGGCTCCGCCCAAAAAACTTGAGACCAAGAAGCCAGCCAAGAAAGTGACCAAGGCCAAGCCGAAGAAAAAAGCTGCGCCAAAGAAAAAGGTCGCGCCCAAGAAGAGCCGCCAGCAGTTGCTGAATGAGGCCCTGCAGCAGGCAAAGAAGGATGCCAAGTGGAAAGAGCATCTGGAGAAGAAAAACCGCAAGTCGACAATGGAAAATGAGCTTGCGGCGCTGCGAAGTCTTGTCGCCAAGGAAGATGCCAAGAAAGGCCCGGTTGGGGCCGGTGGTGATTCTGACGATGGCGTAGAGGTCGGGCTGGAACAAATTTATGCTGCTCAGGTCAAAGAGATTATTCAGGAGAATTGGCGCTTCCCCTCAATTCCCGTAGAATCACAGCTGAGCGCGACAGTCGTGCTCAAGGTCAACGCTGCTGGCGCGATTGTCGATTCTCGGCTTATCAGCACCTCTGGCCGTCCAGATTTTGATTCTTCTGTGACCAAGGCGATCAAGGAAACGCGTCAGCTTCCGCCGCCGCCGGGAAAAGTGAGCCAAATCCAGATCAACTTTAATCTTCAGGACATGCTGTAA